The following coding sequences lie in one Pseudomonas sp. SL4(2022) genomic window:
- a CDS encoding VOC family protein: MRPTLTHLALHVPDLDACVSFYEQFCAMQVIHQRAGKGSRIVWMAELGKEHSFIFVIMPGGQYRQLAADDYSHFGFALESREQVDNMAARARAADCLVWEPRDEPYPVGYYCGLRDPAGNYVEFSYGQPLGTGAEHMPVS; this comes from the coding sequence ATGCGCCCTACCCTTACTCATTTGGCCTTGCACGTACCTGACCTCGATGCCTGCGTAAGCTTTTACGAGCAGTTTTGTGCGATGCAGGTGATTCACCAGCGCGCAGGCAAAGGCTCACGAATTGTCTGGATGGCCGAATTGGGTAAGGAGCACAGCTTTATTTTTGTGATCATGCCGGGTGGGCAATATCGCCAATTGGCTGCAGATGACTACAGCCACTTTGGCTTTGCCCTGGAAAGTCGTGAGCAGGTCGATAACATGGCAGCGCGGGCAAGGGCTGCAGACTGCCTGGTGTGGGAACCGCGTGATGAACCCTACCCTGTTGGCTACTACTGCGGCCTGCGTGACCCAGCAGGCAACTATGTGGAGTTCAGCTACGGCCAGCCATTAGGGACTGGTGCCGAACATATGCCTGTGTCCTGA
- a CDS encoding asparaginase domain-containing protein, translating into MRIAIINTGGTISCVGNPLAPMSATAFAAASEQLLNPILQQQFPDLSIDYLTQISFPESASKTLDSTNLQPTDWCIMAQGILNNYAAYDGFVILHGTDSMDFSGAALAFLLNSFDANGYATAVLNKPVVITGSQVPLYYQASSGQALSLNFNTDAYQNLCGAVTAAQSGIAEVGVYFHNHLYRGNRVVKTNASQFDAFSSPNYPALAEYGINLTLNNAACLPGPVHASLSLENPSVLAGQQNQLNQITACISNFPIVQLNAFPAPYSISPPSAFLATLINAVVTAGARGIILESYGEGNFPSGNPDTPSSGAIYQALSQANQSGVNLVDCTQVLAGTVNNSAYASGAWLPQVGALAPADMTPMAALAKLMILMATAATNGWTRQQVQTLLQTNLAGEMLSVNYLDSRINAELLPNQSISALDGSASLTNTPDQGPVLLASGQDTPLWRLPITLQAGDLPGRLRMQDDGNLVFYNRNNQAIWASDTGQFGGASSRLVISGHYASSAPSNSLSMQVYNYSSMVSANQLYP; encoded by the coding sequence ATGCGTATCGCGATTATCAATACCGGCGGGACTATCAGCTGCGTCGGCAACCCGCTTGCACCGATGAGCGCCACGGCCTTTGCAGCGGCCAGTGAGCAGTTGCTCAACCCAATCCTGCAGCAGCAATTCCCTGACCTCAGCATCGACTATCTGACCCAGATCAGTTTCCCCGAGTCGGCCAGCAAAACCCTGGACAGTACCAATCTGCAACCCACCGATTGGTGCATCATGGCCCAGGGTATCTTGAACAATTACGCCGCCTACGACGGCTTCGTCATTCTCCACGGTACCGATAGCATGGACTTCTCGGGTGCCGCGCTGGCGTTTCTGCTCAACAGCTTCGACGCCAATGGCTATGCAACCGCTGTGCTGAACAAGCCGGTGGTCATAACCGGCTCGCAGGTGCCGCTGTATTACCAGGCCAGCAGCGGCCAAGCGTTAAGCCTGAACTTCAATACCGACGCTTATCAGAACCTCTGCGGTGCAGTCACGGCCGCACAAAGTGGTATTGCCGAGGTGGGCGTGTATTTTCACAACCACCTCTACCGTGGCAACCGCGTGGTTAAAACCAACGCGAGCCAGTTCGACGCTTTCTCATCTCCCAACTACCCTGCACTGGCCGAATATGGCATCAATCTGACGCTCAACAACGCAGCCTGCCTACCCGGCCCCGTGCACGCTAGCCTAAGCTTGGAGAACCCAAGCGTACTGGCCGGCCAGCAAAACCAGCTCAACCAAATAACGGCCTGCATCAGTAATTTTCCGATTGTTCAGTTGAACGCGTTCCCCGCGCCTTACAGCATCTCACCACCCAGCGCCTTTCTCGCCACCCTGATAAACGCTGTGGTTACGGCCGGGGCACGCGGCATTATTCTGGAGTCCTATGGCGAAGGTAATTTCCCCTCCGGCAATCCGGACACACCCAGCTCAGGGGCCATCTATCAAGCGTTGAGCCAGGCCAACCAGAGCGGCGTCAATCTGGTCGATTGCACCCAGGTCTTGGCAGGTACAGTGAACAACAGCGCCTATGCCTCCGGCGCCTGGCTGCCCCAGGTGGGCGCCCTAGCGCCAGCGGACATGACGCCCATGGCCGCCCTCGCCAAGTTGATGATTCTGATGGCTACCGCCGCTACCAACGGCTGGACACGCCAGCAGGTGCAGACCCTGCTGCAAACCAACCTGGCTGGCGAAATGCTGAGCGTCAATTACCTCGACAGCCGGATCAACGCCGAACTGCTACCCAACCAGAGCATCAGCGCCCTGGATGGCAGCGCCAGCCTGACTAACACCCCAGACCAAGGTCCGGTACTGCTAGCCAGCGGCCAGGACACGCCGCTGTGGCGCCTACCCATTACCTTACAGGCGGGGGATTTGCCGGGTCGCCTGCGCATGCAGGATGACGGCAACTTAGTGTTCTACAACCGCAACAATCAGGCCATCTGGGCCAGCGATACCGGCCAGTTCGGTGGCGCGTCTTCACGGCTGGTTATCAGCGGCCATTACGCGAGTTCTGCGCCAAGTAACAGCCTATCCATGCAGGTCTACAACTACTCCAGCATGGTCAGCGCCAACCAGCTCTACCCTTAG
- the gorA gene encoding glutathione-disulfide reductase, whose protein sequence is MTYDFDLFVIGAGSGGVRAARFAAGYGARVAVAESRYLGGTCVNVGCVPKKLLVYGAHFADDFEQSQGFGWELGEAKFDWSTLISNKNREIDRLNSIYRNLLVNSGVTLLEGHARIVDEHSVELGGQHYSAKHILIATGGWPQIPEVPGHEHAIGSNEAFFLEQLPKRVLVVGGGYIAVEFASIFNGLGATTALLYRGDLFLRGFDKAVRLHLQDELNKRGVDLQFNSDIARIDKQADGSLQATLKDGRVFETDCVFYATGRRPMLDNLGLENTHVQLDERGFIKVDEQYQTTTPSILAIGDVIGRVQLTPVALAEGMAVARRLFKPDEYRRVDYRLIPTAVFSLPNIGTVGLSEEQAKEEGYSVQVFESRFRPMKLTMTESQERTLMKLVVDAATDRVLGCHMVGPDAGEIVQGLAVALKAGATKRLFDETIGVHPTAAEEFVTMRTPLST, encoded by the coding sequence ATGACCTACGACTTCGACCTGTTTGTAATTGGTGCCGGTTCCGGCGGTGTGCGGGCTGCGCGATTTGCTGCCGGCTATGGCGCGCGCGTGGCGGTTGCCGAAAGCCGCTACCTAGGCGGGACCTGCGTCAACGTCGGCTGCGTCCCGAAGAAGCTGCTGGTCTATGGCGCACATTTCGCCGACGACTTCGAACAGTCGCAAGGCTTCGGCTGGGAACTGGGGGAGGCCAAGTTCGACTGGTCGACCCTGATCAGCAACAAAAACCGTGAAATCGACCGACTCAATAGTATCTATCGCAACCTGCTGGTTAACAGCGGTGTGACCCTGCTCGAAGGCCATGCGCGGATCGTTGATGAGCACAGCGTTGAACTGGGCGGGCAGCATTACAGCGCCAAGCACATCCTGATCGCCACCGGCGGCTGGCCGCAGATTCCGGAAGTTCCGGGGCATGAACATGCCATCGGCTCGAATGAAGCTTTCTTTCTTGAGCAACTGCCCAAGCGCGTACTGGTCGTGGGCGGTGGTTATATCGCCGTGGAGTTTGCCTCGATCTTCAACGGCCTCGGCGCAACAACCGCGTTGCTCTATCGCGGCGATCTGTTCCTGCGTGGTTTCGACAAGGCCGTGCGTCTGCACCTGCAGGATGAGTTGAACAAGCGCGGCGTGGATCTGCAATTCAACAGCGACATCGCCCGTATTGACAAACAGGCTGATGGCAGCCTGCAGGCCACCCTCAAGGATGGCCGCGTGTTTGAGACCGACTGTGTTTTCTATGCCACCGGACGTCGACCGATGCTCGATAACCTGGGCCTGGAAAATACTCATGTGCAGCTCGATGAGCGCGGCTTTATCAAGGTCGACGAGCAATACCAGACGACGACACCGTCAATCCTCGCCATTGGTGATGTGATCGGTCGCGTGCAGCTGACGCCCGTAGCGCTGGCCGAAGGAATGGCAGTCGCACGACGCCTGTTCAAACCGGATGAATACCGCAGGGTCGACTATCGATTGATCCCAACCGCGGTATTCAGCCTGCCCAATATCGGCACGGTGGGGCTCAGTGAAGAGCAGGCGAAGGAGGAGGGCTATAGCGTCCAAGTATTCGAAAGCCGCTTCCGGCCGATGAAGCTGACCATGACCGAAAGCCAGGAGCGCACCCTGATGAAACTGGTGGTTGACGCTGCGACAGACCGCGTACTGGGCTGTCATATGGTGGGCCCGGACGCCGGTGAAATCGTCCAGGGGCTAGCGGTGGCGCTTAAAGCAGGTGCGACCAAGCGGTTGTTCGATGAAACCATCGGCGTGCACCCAACGGCCGCCGAAGAGTTCGTCACCATGCGAACGCCTTTGTCTACCTGA
- the pgsA gene encoding CDP-diacylglycerol--glycerol-3-phosphate 3-phosphatidyltransferase, producing MNIPNLLTVLRVLLIPVFILLFYLPFSWSYWAASAVFAIAAATDWLDGYLARRWEQSTPFGAFLDPVADKLMVAVALVLLVDEHSNLWLTLPAAIIIGREIVVSALREWMAELGARAQVAVSRLAKWKTAAQMVALVTLLANPPTFTVWVLLGYGLLIIAAVLTLWSMIQYLLAAWPHLRITAEKK from the coding sequence ATGAATATCCCCAACCTGCTTACCGTGCTCCGGGTTCTGCTGATTCCGGTGTTTATTCTGTTGTTCTACCTGCCATTCAGTTGGAGTTACTGGGCCGCCAGTGCCGTTTTTGCCATTGCAGCAGCTACTGATTGGCTAGATGGCTACTTGGCCAGACGCTGGGAGCAGAGCACGCCCTTTGGTGCATTTCTCGACCCTGTTGCTGACAAGCTAATGGTGGCTGTTGCTTTGGTTCTACTGGTAGATGAGCACTCCAATCTCTGGCTCACCTTACCCGCTGCGATCATCATTGGGCGCGAAATTGTGGTTTCAGCCTTGCGTGAATGGATGGCTGAATTAGGCGCAAGGGCACAAGTCGCGGTTTCGCGATTGGCAAAGTGGAAAACCGCGGCGCAGATGGTGGCATTGGTAACCTTATTGGCAAATCCGCCCACTTTTACAGTGTGGGTTCTGCTCGGCTATGGGTTGTTGATCATTGCCGCAGTGCTTACGCTATGGTCCATGATTCAGTATCTACTGGCCGCCTGGCCGCATCTGCGAATCACCGCAGAAAAGAAATAA
- a CDS encoding trimeric intracellular cation channel family protein: MAQLFYLADLFGVAVFAITGALMAGRKSMDLFGVLVIAIVTALGGGTLRDVILDNHPVSWIRNDLYIVVASLAAVGTVVWVRLTQPIHEKGLLLADAFGLAVFTVIGTEVAMQHNVPHSTAVIMGVMTGVAGGVMRDVICNEIPLIFQKEIYATACIAGALVFIAMRTLDTPHWLDTVVAMLSVLLIRLAAIRWHIALPSFHLLDRD; encoded by the coding sequence ATGGCGCAACTGTTCTATCTGGCCGATCTGTTTGGCGTCGCGGTCTTTGCCATCACCGGTGCACTGATGGCCGGACGCAAGTCCATGGATCTATTCGGTGTATTGGTAATTGCCATTGTCACCGCGCTAGGCGGTGGCACGCTGCGTGATGTGATTCTGGACAACCATCCGGTCAGTTGGATTCGCAACGATCTGTATATCGTCGTCGCCTCACTGGCAGCTGTTGGTACCGTGGTCTGGGTACGACTGACGCAGCCAATTCACGAGAAAGGCCTGTTATTGGCCGATGCTTTCGGCCTGGCGGTGTTTACCGTTATTGGCACTGAAGTCGCCATGCAGCACAACGTGCCACATAGCACAGCCGTGATCATGGGGGTGATGACCGGGGTCGCCGGGGGGGTGATGCGTGATGTGATCTGCAATGAAATCCCGCTGATCTTCCAGAAGGAAATTTACGCCACTGCGTGTATTGCCGGCGCTCTGGTATTTATCGCTATGCGCACGCTGGATACACCGCACTGGCTGGATACCGTCGTAGCGATGTTGAGCGTGCTGCTAATTCGTCTGGCGGCCATTCGCTGGCATATAGCGTTACCCAGTTTTCATTTATTGGATCGTGACTGA
- a CDS encoding XAC2610-related protein codes for MRAHRGPRSFLIGLQLILAMLWLPALPLSAAQSSASTVEFPVWRRSWVGNLGSKQVEVALNRSADSLSGSYCYQPCRAETRRQLVLSGQMRGEGAVLTERDSGNGAADTGTWRIESFDNGITGTWTSPNGKRELPLALSPNQDDLEKRFPYEMRLLADALPEEEGAGCPTPPLVSAIRLYKDGALIQTLETESQGTCSIFTPDLIDANFDGWPDLSLAMFLPAGPNIPHQTWLYDVATGRFVDAPAGLQDISSAEFDPVHRVVYSYWRASCCEHGVSTYRWTDGDLEEIDSQSSYLLPLMSGTERRSCYIMPSYIDGNIEFASRVEQVSDGSLKLRQIDPKSCDIDSGAHYERTYIDIWQPSQNGQKSTLLRTEEIAWKQTETSKGQRFCPEVPFFDSGRIKRVVLSENPDMCREQSPRQE; via the coding sequence ATGCGCGCGCACCGTGGTCCCCGCAGTTTTCTCATCGGTTTACAACTCATCTTGGCGATGTTGTGGCTTCCGGCGTTGCCGCTCAGCGCAGCTCAATCCTCTGCCAGTACCGTGGAGTTCCCCGTTTGGCGTCGCAGCTGGGTGGGTAACTTGGGGAGCAAGCAGGTAGAGGTCGCGCTGAACCGCTCTGCCGATAGCCTTTCGGGCAGCTACTGCTATCAGCCCTGTCGGGCCGAGACGCGCAGGCAGCTTGTACTGAGTGGCCAGATGCGAGGCGAGGGCGCCGTGCTGACCGAGCGAGACAGCGGTAATGGCGCCGCTGATACAGGCACCTGGCGTATCGAGTCTTTTGATAACGGTATTACCGGCACTTGGACCTCGCCCAATGGTAAGCGTGAGCTTCCACTGGCCTTAAGCCCGAACCAGGACGATCTGGAGAAACGCTTCCCCTATGAGATGCGGTTGCTAGCCGATGCTTTGCCGGAAGAAGAGGGCGCTGGTTGCCCCACACCGCCGCTGGTCTCAGCTATACGCCTCTATAAGGATGGCGCATTAATCCAGACCCTGGAGACTGAGTCCCAAGGAACTTGCAGCATTTTCACGCCCGATCTCATTGACGCGAACTTCGATGGTTGGCCTGACCTAAGTCTCGCCATGTTTCTCCCTGCGGGACCAAACATTCCGCATCAGACATGGCTGTACGATGTGGCCACGGGCCGCTTCGTCGATGCGCCCGCAGGGTTACAGGACATCAGTTCGGCCGAGTTCGACCCTGTTCATCGCGTCGTCTACTCCTACTGGCGAGCCAGTTGCTGCGAGCACGGCGTTTCAACCTATCGCTGGACAGATGGCGACCTTGAGGAAATCGACTCCCAGAGCAGTTACTTGCTTCCGCTGATGAGCGGAACCGAGCGACGCAGTTGCTACATCATGCCCAGCTACATTGACGGTAATATCGAGTTCGCCAGTCGGGTTGAACAGGTAAGTGATGGTTCGTTGAAACTGCGTCAGATCGATCCGAAGTCCTGCGACATCGATAGTGGTGCTCACTACGAGCGAACCTATATCGACATCTGGCAGCCCAGCCAGAACGGACAGAAATCGACCCTTTTGCGAACGGAAGAAATAGCCTGGAAACAAACAGAGACGTCTAAAGGCCAACGCTTTTGTCCCGAGGTGCCGTTCTTCGACAGTGGGCGTATCAAGCGCGTAGTGCTCAGTGAGAATCCTGATATGTGCAGAGAGCAGAGCCCGCGGCAGGAATAG
- the galU gene encoding UTP--glucose-1-phosphate uridylyltransferase GalU: MIKKCLFPAAGYGTRFLPATKAMPKEMLPIVNKPLIQYGVEEALEAGLSEIAMITGRGKRALEDHFDISYELEHQIRDTDKEKYLVGIRRLIDECTFSYTRQVEMKGLGHAILCGRPLIGDEPFAVVLADDLCLNLEGDAVLTQMVKLYKQFRCSIVAIQEVPPEETHKYGVIAGEMIRDDIYRVNSMVEKPKPEDAPSNLAIIGRYILTPDIFDLIEQTEPGKGGEIQITDALMKQAQNGCVMAYKFKGKRFDCGGAEGYIEATNFCFENLYKTGKAY, encoded by the coding sequence ATGATCAAGAAATGCTTGTTCCCAGCAGCCGGTTACGGCACCCGCTTTCTGCCTGCCACCAAGGCTATGCCCAAGGAAATGCTGCCAATTGTGAACAAGCCGTTGATTCAATACGGCGTCGAAGAAGCGCTGGAAGCCGGTCTCAGCGAAATCGCCATGATCACTGGGCGTGGCAAGCGCGCCCTGGAAGACCACTTTGACATCAGCTACGAACTCGAACATCAGATCCGCGACACTGACAAAGAGAAATACCTGGTCGGTATCCGCCGCCTGATTGACGAATGCACGTTCTCCTACACTCGTCAGGTCGAAATGAAAGGACTGGGCCACGCGATTCTCTGTGGCCGCCCGCTGATTGGTGATGAGCCTTTCGCTGTGGTGCTGGCCGATGACCTGTGCCTGAACCTGGAGGGAGACGCCGTGCTGACGCAAATGGTCAAACTCTACAAACAGTTCCGTTGTTCAATCGTGGCGATCCAGGAAGTCCCGCCGGAGGAGACTCACAAATATGGCGTGATCGCCGGCGAGATGATTCGTGATGATATTTACCGCGTTAACAGCATGGTCGAGAAGCCAAAGCCGGAAGATGCGCCGTCGAACCTGGCGATCATCGGTCGCTACATCCTCACGCCGGATATTTTTGACCTGATCGAACAGACCGAGCCAGGCAAGGGTGGGGAAATCCAGATCACCGACGCACTGATGAAGCAGGCGCAGAACGGTTGCGTGATGGCTTATAAGTTCAAGGGCAAGCGCTTTGATTGCGGTGGAGCTGAGGGCTATATCGAAGCCACCAACTTCTGCTTCGAGAACCTCTACAAAACTGGCAAGGCCTATTGA
- a CDS encoding UDP-glucose dehydrogenase family protein, with protein MRICVIGAGYVGLVSGACFAEMGNHVVCVERDPKRVAGLSRGQSPIYEPGLECMLRTHLNSGQLSFNQCLGEGIKHAEIIFIAVGTPSGEDGSADLCHVLAVADALGEKLEHHCLVVTKSTVPVGTAERVAQRINNGLSRRSIRLNVTVASNPEFLKEGSAIDDFMRPDRVIVGCDEPAGHELLRRLYAPFLRNHERLLAMGLRAAEFSKYAANAFLATKISFINEMASLCASLDVDVEDVRRAIGSDKRIGTHFIYAGCGYGGSCFPKDVRALIRCAEQEGIEPGILRAVEARNALQKTLLFQALREHFSGYWQNRVVAIWGLSFKPGTDDLREAPSLVLLDALLLAGVTVQACDPVATTAVAQRYSQAISSGQLRLSTSPYSVAEGADALVLVTEWKQFRQPDFVRIRGLMRMPVVFDGRNIYESTQLAELGFLYRGIGRPAQGHCKASAA; from the coding sequence ATGCGGATCTGTGTAATTGGTGCGGGCTATGTCGGATTGGTCTCAGGCGCCTGTTTTGCTGAAATGGGTAACCACGTCGTTTGCGTCGAGCGCGACCCGAAGCGTGTGGCTGGGCTGTCACGTGGCCAGTCCCCGATATATGAGCCAGGCCTGGAGTGCATGCTGCGGACGCACTTGAACAGTGGGCAATTGAGTTTCAATCAATGCCTGGGCGAGGGGATCAAACACGCCGAAATTATTTTTATCGCGGTGGGCACACCCAGCGGTGAGGATGGATCGGCAGATCTATGCCATGTCTTGGCTGTAGCTGATGCGCTGGGCGAAAAACTGGAGCACCACTGCCTGGTTGTCACAAAATCAACAGTACCCGTTGGTACTGCAGAACGGGTGGCACAGCGAATCAATAATGGTCTGAGCAGGCGCAGCATACGCCTTAACGTGACGGTGGCGAGTAACCCGGAGTTTCTCAAAGAAGGCTCGGCAATTGATGACTTTATGCGACCCGATCGCGTGATCGTTGGTTGTGATGAGCCTGCTGGGCATGAGCTTCTGCGTCGCCTTTATGCACCTTTTTTGCGTAATCATGAACGGCTGCTGGCTATGGGGCTGCGCGCTGCGGAGTTCAGCAAGTACGCAGCCAATGCGTTTCTGGCGACCAAGATTTCCTTTATCAATGAAATGGCCAGTCTCTGCGCAAGCCTGGACGTTGATGTTGAAGATGTCAGGCGCGCAATCGGCAGTGACAAGCGAATAGGGACACACTTTATATATGCAGGCTGTGGCTATGGTGGCTCCTGTTTCCCCAAGGATGTGCGGGCACTCATTCGCTGTGCGGAGCAGGAGGGCATTGAACCGGGCATCCTTCGAGCGGTGGAAGCACGTAATGCGCTACAGAAAACCTTGCTCTTTCAGGCTTTGCGCGAGCATTTCTCAGGTTATTGGCAGAACCGTGTGGTCGCTATATGGGGTTTATCTTTCAAACCTGGTACTGATGATCTGCGAGAAGCGCCTAGCCTGGTTTTGCTCGATGCGCTGTTGCTTGCAGGCGTTACCGTGCAAGCGTGTGACCCTGTAGCCACAACCGCCGTGGCTCAACGTTACAGCCAGGCAATCAGTAGCGGCCAACTGCGTTTGAGTACCTCTCCGTACAGTGTTGCTGAAGGGGCAGATGCGCTCGTTCTGGTCACGGAATGGAAGCAGTTTAGACAGCCCGACTTTGTTCGCATCCGAGGCTTGATGCGCATGCCTGTAGTCTTTGATGGCCGCAACATCTACGAATCAACACAACTAGCTGAACTTGGTTTTTTGTACAGAGGGATTGGTAGACCCGCGCAGGGGCATTGTAAGGCCAGTGCAGCCTGA
- a CDS encoding HipA domain-containing protein, whose amino-acid sequence MERLLNVWINQTQVGVLRESNGLWAFCYSGQWLVDPLAHALCPLLPLQAAEHFDGATTRPVQWYFDNLLPEEGQRQLIAMAAGAAIEDAFALLQHFGAESAGSLTLLPPGQAPEPGSKQVLPDAELSERILAMPKIPLAEQAAKKMSLAGAQHKVAIIYRDGQLFEPTGSEPSTHILKPDHPGDAWPHSVINEWYVMKLADRIGLPVPRVYRLYVPQPVYLIERFDRAENEHDWTRLHCIDACQLNGLSREFKYSAGSVERIADLANQCRPAALARLRLFQWLIFNVLVGNEDAHLKNLSFLMSGKGVHLSPFYDLLCTAVYGTRAYDRDQWPGQTTMAWPINGTQRLVEITTPLLVSAGEAMGIKPTTARDNIRKLVDSVRIEAPKLLEEVIQQNAELLQDRQELKATLAGEVRLLRSINAIVINEMTAQLSWGF is encoded by the coding sequence ATGGAACGATTGCTCAACGTCTGGATTAACCAGACCCAGGTGGGCGTCCTGCGCGAGAGCAATGGCCTATGGGCCTTTTGCTACAGCGGGCAGTGGTTGGTCGATCCTTTGGCGCATGCATTGTGTCCATTGCTACCCCTACAAGCCGCGGAACACTTCGATGGTGCTACCACTCGCCCTGTGCAGTGGTATTTCGACAATCTGTTGCCGGAAGAGGGGCAGCGGCAGTTAATCGCTATGGCTGCTGGCGCGGCGATTGAGGATGCTTTCGCCTTGCTGCAGCATTTCGGCGCGGAGTCTGCCGGCTCTCTCACTTTGCTTCCGCCTGGGCAAGCGCCAGAACCAGGTAGCAAGCAGGTATTGCCCGATGCTGAACTGTCAGAGCGCATTTTGGCAATGCCGAAGATTCCCTTGGCCGAGCAAGCTGCCAAGAAAATGTCCCTGGCAGGTGCTCAGCATAAGGTGGCGATCATCTACAGAGATGGCCAGCTATTTGAGCCAACCGGCAGCGAGCCGTCGACTCACATACTCAAGCCCGACCATCCCGGCGATGCATGGCCGCACTCCGTGATCAACGAGTGGTATGTGATGAAACTGGCTGATCGTATCGGGTTGCCTGTACCAAGGGTGTACCGCTTATATGTGCCGCAACCGGTCTATTTGATTGAGCGGTTTGACCGCGCCGAAAATGAGCATGATTGGACCCGTCTCCACTGTATCGACGCGTGCCAGTTGAATGGTCTGTCCAGGGAGTTCAAATACAGCGCCGGCAGTGTTGAACGCATTGCAGATCTGGCCAATCAGTGTCGGCCAGCAGCGCTGGCCCGGTTGCGCCTATTTCAGTGGCTGATCTTCAATGTCCTCGTAGGTAATGAGGACGCACATCTGAAAAACCTCAGCTTCTTGATGTCCGGCAAGGGCGTGCATCTATCTCCCTTCTACGACTTGCTGTGCACGGCCGTATACGGCACACGGGCGTATGACCGAGATCAGTGGCCAGGCCAAACCACTATGGCGTGGCCAATTAATGGCACTCAGCGCTTAGTAGAGATCACTACGCCGTTACTGGTAAGCGCTGGCGAAGCCATGGGGATCAAGCCAACAACAGCCCGGGACAACATTCGGAAACTTGTAGACAGTGTGCGCATAGAAGCACCAAAGCTGCTGGAAGAGGTGATTCAACAAAATGCAGAGCTGTTGCAGGACAGGCAAGAGCTTAAGGCCACATTAGCGGGCGAAGTCCGGCTGTTGAGGAGCATTAATGCGATCGTCATCAACGAGATGACGGCTCAGTTGAGCTGGGGCTTTTAA
- a CDS encoding transcriptional regulator: MKIGIESPGQVGALIRASRKAMQIRQDDAAGIIGVSENFLGKVERGGETVQWGKLFQVMQELGLNVTIEVPEPYCDAIRALLADTVNKKLAKQNKVSASKNPASTSKAN, encoded by the coding sequence ATGAAAATCGGCATCGAATCCCCTGGGCAAGTGGGGGCGCTCATTCGAGCAAGTCGCAAGGCCATGCAAATCCGTCAAGACGACGCGGCTGGCATCATTGGCGTGTCCGAGAACTTTTTGGGGAAGGTTGAGCGCGGCGGAGAAACAGTGCAGTGGGGCAAGCTGTTCCAAGTCATGCAGGAGCTCGGCCTTAACGTGACCATTGAGGTGCCAGAACCCTATTGCGACGCTATCAGGGCGCTGCTCGCTGACACGGTAAACAAGAAGTTGGCCAAACAAAACAAGGTGTCTGCCTCTAAGAATCCTGCATCAACGAGCAAGGCTAACTAA